Proteins from one Microbacterium proteolyticum genomic window:
- a CDS encoding antibiotic biosynthesis monooxygenase gives MADTDAHPITVAIERRIDPTRTAEATSWMQAGTDLATAFPGFLGSGWVRAGEDSDLWYMLYRFRDITTLEQWETSSQRQWWLDSGRPFAREERVERRTGIEGWFDASLGSVLTGTDATTQAVQQPVPPAPPRWKQAVTIWIGFFPTNLLASWLLGFIPGFAEVPLPLRVLGTTLLLTPVMTYAVLPCVTRLLRPWLQRPPRPRKVSS, from the coding sequence ATGGCAGACACCGACGCCCACCCCATCACGGTGGCGATCGAGCGGCGCATCGACCCGACGCGCACCGCCGAAGCGACCTCCTGGATGCAGGCCGGCACCGACCTCGCGACCGCCTTCCCCGGATTCCTCGGCTCGGGCTGGGTACGCGCGGGGGAAGACAGCGACCTCTGGTACATGCTGTACCGCTTCCGCGACATCACCACGCTCGAGCAGTGGGAGACCTCGTCGCAGCGGCAGTGGTGGCTGGATTCCGGCCGCCCGTTCGCCCGCGAGGAGCGCGTGGAACGGCGCACCGGCATCGAGGGCTGGTTCGACGCCTCGCTCGGATCGGTGCTGACCGGGACGGATGCCACGACCCAGGCCGTGCAGCAGCCGGTCCCGCCCGCACCGCCCCGATGGAAGCAGGCGGTGACGATCTGGATCGGTTTCTTCCCCACGAACCTGCTCGCCAGCTGGCTGCTCGGGTTCATCCCGGGCTTCGCCGAGGTGCCGCTGCCGCTGCGCGTCCTCGGCACGACGTTGCTGCTCACCCCTGTGATGACCTACGCGGTTCTTCCCTGCGTGACCCGCCTGCTGCGACCCTGGTTGCAACGCCCGCCGCGTCCTCGAAAGGTGTCCTCATGA